TACCACTTGGTGAACTGACATCCCTAACTCTTCAGCCCTTTTTCGGTATTCTTCAGGAAAATTTCTCTCAAAATTCCTTAACATTATATTAATAATTTCCCACTCACTACTATCTTCAAATACCTCATAGGTATCTGGAAAAAGGTATCCTTCTAATCTATAGTCGACATTATCAGGTATTCCCTGGATAAACCAATAATCAAATTCTCCATTTTGGATTAAATCCAAGAATTCATCTTTATTTATCAATCCTTGATTCTCCAAACGGGTTGCTATTTGCTGGATTTTCAATCCTTCTGGAATAGTAAACCTCACAGTTGGTTTTTTTAGTTTTCCTTCTAAGAGAATTTCCGTCAATTCTCTATAAGATAAACCATCATTTAATTGATAGATACCTGCTTGGAGCCTGGAACTATAATTATATCTTCGTAAATAAAGACGATATAAAAGGGAATTTTTTATTACCCCATGATCCTCTAAAATTTCCGCAATAGCTGCTGGAGAAGTTCCTATAGGTATGACTATTTCCACATTATTTTCACCTTTTCCAGGAGGTAAAGTGAGAATATAAAGGGCTATGGAAAGGATTATTATTAAAACTAAAAGGACTGAAGCTGCAATTGCTAATAATCTAAAGACTTTACTTTTCTCCAGATTAAGGGTCATTTTCTCCCCTCCCGGAAGTTTCTATTCTAAATCTTCATCCTCTTCATCATATTCAATTATAGCATGATAAGCATCTTCAACTTCTTCAATGATTTGGGGATCCTCAACGGCTGTGAAATGTTCTTCACCATTTTCATCAACTGTAACTTCAAAAACATAAAGTTCAGCATCATCGTCATCTAGTTCATCTACCGCTAACAATAGGGCATATTCCCTATCATCTTCAAAGATTATCCTTTCATATTCTACAAATGTGTGTTCCTTTCCCTCATCATCCACTAAAACAATTTTAACATCTTCTTCATTATACATTTTACATTTCTCCTTTACTTTTTATTTTTATCTAAATATGTTTGTAAAATTAACATGGCAGCCATTTTATCCACCACTTTTTTTCTTTTGTTTCTACTGACATCTGCACTTATAAGTTGCCGTTGAATTTCAGCGGTAGTCAATCTTTCATCTTGTAATACAATATTTAGTTGAGGAAACCGCTTTTGCAAAACTTCAGCAAATTCTTGGCTCATAATTGCCCTAGGACCTAAAGTATTGTTCATATTCTTAGGTAGTCCTATAACAATAGTAGAAACTTCATAATCCTTAATTATTTGAGCTAGTTCCTCAAGTTCATCCTGCCCTTCTCTTTTAATTACCTTTAATCCTTGGGCAGTTAACCCTAGTAAATCAGAAACTGCTACACCAATAGTCTTTTCTCCTAAATCAAGTCCCATACATCTCATGAAAGCACCTCTAAAAGAATATAACCATATTATACAACATTTCTAAAAAGATTACATACCAAATTTAAAATTATTTTCTTGCCCCCTTCTACAAAAACCTTTGAAGGGGGCTGATGTCATTACTTAATAACAACATCAATATAATTTTTAACCAATTCTTCTAAGATCTCATCTCTTTCAAGTTTTTTAATTTTAACCCTAGCATTGTTATGGCTTGTAATGTAAGCAGGGTCACCAGATAAAAGATAACCTACTATCTGATTCATAGGATTATAACCCTTTTCTTGCAAGCTTTTATAGACATCGGTCAAAATTGCCTTAACATCTGCTACTTCCTTTTGAGTAGTAAATTTCATCGTATGTTGGGATTCAGTCATAATGTCTAACCCCCTTTTCATTTATTTGTATTAATCCATATTCGACAAATTTAGATAATTTCCTCTAAATTTGCAGTTAAACTTAATTTTCCCAAATTAAAATCTCCTATTCAAGGATATTATATACTTTTTCTAATGCCTCATCAATTTTGTCGATATTTTTTCCACCAGCTTGAGCCATGTCTGGGCGTCCACCGCCTCCACCTCCAGCTACTTGGGCAACTTCTTTAATTATTTTACCACAATGTATACCATTTTTTACGGCTTCTGAAGTGGCTTTAGCTACAAAGTTAACTTTATCTCCTGTTACAGTCCCAAGTACAACTAAGGCATTATTTCGGTTTTCCACCACTGAATCCGCCAATTCCCTTAAAGTATCGACATTTGTAACATTTACTTTTTTAACAAATACTTCCGTTTCTCCTACAATCTTTTTAGTTTCTAAGATTTCTTCTTTAATAGACTTGGCCAATTTTTGGAGTAAACTATTGATTTCCTTTTCTTGTTCTTTAACTTTTTCTATTAAACCTTCAGCCTTTTCCACTACATCACCTAATTGACATTTGAAAAGTCCTGCCAAATCTTCGATAGTTCTTTGATATCCTTCTAAAATTTCAAAGGCTTTATTTCCAGTTACCCCTTCAATTCTCCTTAAACCTGAGCCAATACCACCTTCAGAAATAATTTTAAAGTATCTAATTTCTGAGGTATTTTTAACATGGGTTCCACCGCAAAGTTCTAAACTGTATTCTCCCACTGCCACTACCCTTACTTGTTTTTCATACTTCTCACCAAATAATGCCATTGCTCCTTTTTTTCTAGCACTTTCTAAGTCCGTTTCTTCTGTTGTAACAGGTAAGGCTTTTTCTATTACTTCATTGACCTTTTGCTGAATTACAGCCAGTTCTTCTTTTGTTAAAGGCCCAAAATGGGTAAAATCAAATCTCAACCGTTCAGGTCCCACTTCTGATCCTGCTTGTTCTACATGGGAACCTAACACTTCCCTTAATACTTTATGGAGAATATGGGTTGCTGTATGGTTTTTTTGTATATTTTCACGATAATTTTTATCCACTGAGAATTCAGCTGTTTGACCTACTGAAATACTACCATTAGTCACTTTTCCTTTTAAAAGAATATAACTTCCTTTTTTCTGGGTATCAATTACCTCAAAACTTCCACTTGAGGTAATTACTACACCCTTATCTCCCAACTGTCCTCCACCTTGTGGATAAAAAACACTGTTTTCAGTAACTAAAAATACCTCTTCCCCTACTTCTGCCTTTTCTACTTCAACATTGTTTTTTAAGATAGCAACTACTTTATCTTTATTAACGATATTTGTATAGCCTATAAAATTACTTTTTTCTAAGTTATTTAATTTTATTACTTCTTGGGTACCCATGGCTTCAACTTCACCCCTGGCTTCCCTTGCCCTTCTTCTCTGAACTTCTAGCTCTTGTTTATACCCCTCTTCATCTAATATAAATCCTTTTTCTCCAATTACTTCTTTAGTTAAATCTAATGGGAAACCATAGGTGTCGTATAACTTAAAGGCGATATCTCCTGGAAATACTTGTCCTTTAGTTAGTTTAGCCAACTCATTTTCCAAAAGTTGCATTCCTTGTTCTAAAGTTTGGGCGAATTTCTCTTCTTCTAATGTTACTACTTTTACAATGTAATCCCGTTTAGTTTTAAGTTCAGGATATCCGTCCTCCATTAGTCCGATTACTACATCAACTAATTTATACATAAACATTTCCTTTAATCCTAAAAGTAAGCCATAGCGAACAGCCCTTCTCAAAAGACGTCTTAAAACATAGCCCCTTCCTTCATTACTGGGAAGTACCCCATCAGCTACCATAAATACTACAGCTCTACTGTGATCTGCAATAACT
The Anaerobranca gottschalkii DSM 13577 DNA segment above includes these coding regions:
- the mltG gene encoding endolytic transglycosylase MltG, which encodes MTLNLEKSKVFRLLAIAASVLLVLIIILSIALYILTLPPGKGENNVEIVIPIGTSPAAIAEILEDHGVIKNSLLYRLYLRRYNYSSRLQAGIYQLNDGLSYRELTEILLEGKLKKPTVRFTIPEGLKIQQIATRLENQGLINKDEFLDLIQNGEFDYWFIQGIPDNVDYRLEGYLFPDTYEVFEDSSEWEIINIMLRNFERNFPEEYRKRAEELGMSVHQVVTLASIVEREAMVDKERPIIAGVFHNRLKINMALQSCATVFYFTEREPVLISDTKIVNPYNTYVFPGLPPGPIGAPGRNAIHSTLFYEETDYLYFVTKKDGSGEHYFARTYEEHLANIAKSNRN
- a CDS encoding DUF1292 domain-containing protein, which produces MYNEEDVKIVLVDDEGKEHTFVEYERIIFEDDREYALLLAVDELDDDDAELYVFEVTVDENGEEHFTAVEDPQIIEEVEDAYHAIIEYDEEDEDLE
- the ruvX gene encoding Holliday junction resolvase RuvX, encoding MRCMGLDLGEKTIGVAVSDLLGLTAQGLKVIKREGQDELEELAQIIKDYEVSTIVIGLPKNMNNTLGPRAIMSQEFAEVLQKRFPQLNIVLQDERLTTAEIQRQLISADVSRNKRKKVVDKMAAMLILQTYLDKNKK
- a CDS encoding IreB family regulatory phosphoprotein, with the protein product MTESQHTMKFTTQKEVADVKAILTDVYKSLQEKGYNPMNQIVGYLLSGDPAYITSHNNARVKIKKLERDEILEELVKNYIDVVIK
- the alaS gene encoding alanine--tRNA ligase, with amino-acid sequence MKTSEIRKRYLEFFKSKNHDVLESASLIPQNDPSLLLIGAGMAPFKDYFTGKLKRENPRVSTCQKCIRTGDIDNVGKTARHHTFFEMLGNFSFGDYFKEDAIKWAWEFLTENLGLNPENLWVSVYEEDQEAYNLWKDLINIPEEKIVRLGKKDNFWEVGVGPCGPCSEIYVDQGEKFGCGKEDCKPGCDCDRYLEVWNLVFTQFDKDEDGNYHPLTSKNIDTGMGLERIAAVMQGVNNNFEIDIIFPIIQKMEALTGKKYGEKEEIDVSLKVIADHSRAVVFMVADGVLPSNEGRGYVLRRLLRRAVRYGLLLGLKEMFMYKLVDVVIGLMEDGYPELKTKRDYIVKVVTLEEEKFAQTLEQGMQLLENELAKLTKGQVFPGDIAFKLYDTYGFPLDLTKEVIGEKGFILDEEGYKQELEVQRRRAREARGEVEAMGTQEVIKLNNLEKSNFIGYTNIVNKDKVVAILKNNVEVEKAEVGEEVFLVTENSVFYPQGGGQLGDKGVVITSSGSFEVIDTQKKGSYILLKGKVTNGSISVGQTAEFSVDKNYRENIQKNHTATHILHKVLREVLGSHVEQAGSEVGPERLRFDFTHFGPLTKEELAVIQQKVNEVIEKALPVTTEETDLESARKKGAMALFGEKYEKQVRVVAVGEYSLELCGGTHVKNTSEIRYFKIISEGGIGSGLRRIEGVTGNKAFEILEGYQRTIEDLAGLFKCQLGDVVEKAEGLIEKVKEQEKEINSLLQKLAKSIKEEILETKKIVGETEVFVKKVNVTNVDTLRELADSVVENRNNALVVLGTVTGDKVNFVAKATSEAVKNGIHCGKIIKEVAQVAGGGGGGRPDMAQAGGKNIDKIDEALEKVYNILE